Proteins encoded together in one uncultured Desulfosarcina sp. window:
- the trxA gene encoding thioredoxin codes for MAATRKLNQKTFERSILHGVTLLDFDAPWCGPCRAQKPVIDALKKSYHGKAAIRKINIDENRDIALHLGIQSIPTIILFKEGREIKRFIGLQTSDTLGNALKQLID; via the coding sequence ATGGCTGCCACACGAAAACTCAATCAAAAAACGTTTGAACGGTCGATTTTGCACGGTGTCACCCTGTTGGACTTCGACGCACCCTGGTGTGGACCGTGCCGTGCGCAAAAACCGGTCATCGATGCATTAAAAAAAAGTTACCACGGCAAAGCGGCCATTCGGAAAATCAATATTGACGAGAACAGAGACATTGCCTTGCATCTGGGAATTCAAAGTATTCCGACCATCATTCTTTTTAAAGAGGGTCGGGAGATCAAGCGCTTTATCGGACTTCAGACGAGCGATACACTCGGTAACGCACTGAAACAGCTGATCGATTGA
- a CDS encoding universal stress protein gives MLQVLSFLQKNLVWSIPISMSVGLLYGYLFDAGPLKQFIIPVTFVMVYPMMVTLNVKTIFKGQDYKLQLLTQVINFVLIPLLAFYTGKLFFSGGPEKYGLWAVGLFLIGVLPTSGMTISWTGFAKGNKEAAIKMVVFGLVLGALAAPVYTKVFMGATIDVDMLHMFKQIALFVFVPLIAGLLTQTLFIKKVGRQTWNDRIKPKFPPFSALGVILIAFLAMSLKAKNIIANPQDILTILLPLALFYLVTYGLLSIAGRIFLKREDAIAMVFGVVMRDLSIALAIAMTAFGKQGLTIALLIALAYVVQIQSAAWYVRFVGKIFGEKAKEPAPQKVPETVATVTPLPKRLAPIEENMVPPIRNILYATDLSDTARHAVRYACSMGNGFGARVTVLHVIPDVLDALSLEAGVDLADHMDKKAWKEFHTTGIQKAKEAIHRRIRETSRNVIKEIPHCPLNESNVLVKVGDPVRQIVSTAREGNFDLIVMGTHGHGKMEERIIGSTASDVIRTSRVPVMVVRLPAETAFETQPGQNNSGHREGAVNQFG, from the coding sequence ATGCTGCAAGTGCTTTCATTTTTACAGAAAAATCTGGTCTGGTCGATCCCGATCTCCATGTCCGTCGGGCTGCTCTACGGCTACCTGTTCGATGCCGGGCCGCTCAAGCAATTCATCATTCCGGTCACCTTCGTCATGGTCTATCCCATGATGGTGACGTTGAACGTCAAAACCATATTCAAAGGCCAGGACTATAAACTTCAATTGCTTACCCAGGTGATCAATTTCGTCCTCATCCCGCTACTGGCCTTTTATACCGGCAAGCTGTTTTTTTCCGGCGGACCTGAAAAATACGGGCTTTGGGCCGTGGGCCTGTTTCTCATCGGAGTGCTGCCCACGTCGGGCATGACCATCTCCTGGACGGGATTCGCCAAGGGCAACAAGGAAGCCGCCATCAAAATGGTCGTCTTCGGGCTGGTGCTGGGCGCATTGGCCGCGCCGGTGTATACCAAGGTTTTCATGGGAGCCACCATCGATGTGGACATGCTGCACATGTTCAAACAAATCGCTTTGTTTGTCTTCGTGCCGCTGATTGCCGGCCTGCTGACCCAGACCCTGTTTATCAAAAAAGTCGGGCGCCAGACCTGGAACGACCGAATTAAGCCGAAATTTCCGCCTTTTTCCGCCCTCGGCGTGATTCTGATCGCCTTTCTGGCCATGTCGCTCAAGGCCAAAAATATCATCGCCAACCCGCAGGACATCCTTACCATTTTGCTTCCGCTGGCACTCTTTTATCTCGTCACCTATGGGTTGCTCTCCATTGCCGGTCGAATTTTTCTGAAAAGAGAAGATGCCATCGCAATGGTTTTCGGCGTGGTCATGCGCGATCTGTCCATCGCACTGGCCATTGCCATGACGGCGTTCGGCAAACAGGGCCTTACCATCGCCCTGCTGATCGCCCTGGCCTATGTCGTTCAGATCCAATCGGCCGCCTGGTATGTTCGCTTTGTCGGCAAGATTTTCGGCGAGAAGGCCAAAGAACCGGCACCGCAAAAGGTTCCCGAAACCGTCGCAACGGTAACGCCGCTGCCGAAGCGACTGGCACCCATCGAAGAGAATATGGTTCCGCCCATTCGCAACATTCTCTATGCGACCGATCTGTCCGACACGGCCCGCCATGCCGTACGCTACGCCTGCAGCATGGGTAACGGTTTCGGTGCCAGGGTTACGGTGCTTCACGTGATACCGGATGTTTTGGATGCACTGTCCCTGGAAGCCGGCGTCGACCTGGCCGACCACATGGACAAAAAGGCTTGGAAGGAATTTCATACCACCGGCATCCAAAAGGCCAAAGAAGCCATTCATCGACGAATCAGGGAGACGTCCCGCAACGTTATCAAGGAAATCCCGCACTGCCCGTTGAACGAAAGCAATGTGCTGGTCAAAGTCGGTGATCCGGTCCGTCAGATCGTTTCGACGGCCCGGGAAGGCAATTTCGATCTGATTGTCATGGGCACCCACGGTCACGGAAAAATGGAGGAGCGTATCATCGGCAGTACGGCCAGCGATGTGATTCGGACGAGCCGTGTACCGGTGATGGTGGTTCGCCTGCCGGCCGAAACGGCTTTCGAGACCCAACCGGGGCAAAACAACAGCGGCCATCGCGAGGGCGCGGTCAACCAATTCGGATAA
- a CDS encoding FAD-dependent oxidoreductase codes for MRFVIIGGDAAGMSAASRAKRMQPEMEVIVLEKTEDVSYSACGMPYNIAEADREMEDLVVRKAEVFRQKQGIDLFTGYRAEAIDPVNRTVTGTILDSGEPFRFVYDRLLIATGGRPVIPDLPGFDLPGVLALKSLDDGRRIKSFIRKQSVKKAVIVGMGYIGLEMAEALRELNIAVDMVKPRPDLLPWMHRDLAAIVEKELVDNQVGLHPGCAITGIEKSADGLNVVCEDRSLPADMVLAAIGIRPNGELAADAGLETAINGAISVNRQLQTSDTAIYAAGDCADAVHVVTGKKTWIPLALRANRAGWAVADNVCGRPAALDGVAGTAVFKVFNLEVARTGLSVAEARQAEFDPVEIVIKSRSRAHAHPGAQTIWVNLVGDTKSRRLLGAQMVGPEGVAHRINAAAVALHSHMTVATFAQTDLAYAPPFGPVWDPLLTAANQLLKKV; via the coding sequence ATGCGATTCGTAATCATTGGAGGCGATGCAGCCGGCATGAGCGCGGCCAGCCGGGCCAAACGGATGCAGCCTGAGATGGAAGTGATCGTTCTGGAAAAAACCGAAGACGTGTCCTACAGCGCCTGCGGCATGCCGTACAACATCGCCGAGGCCGACCGGGAAATGGAAGACCTGGTGGTGAGAAAGGCTGAGGTTTTCCGCCAGAAACAGGGCATCGACCTGTTTACCGGCTACCGTGCGGAAGCCATCGATCCGGTCAACCGGACGGTGACGGGAACCATTCTGGACAGCGGCGAACCCTTCCGCTTCGTTTACGACCGGCTGCTGATCGCAACCGGCGGACGCCCCGTCATCCCCGATCTGCCCGGTTTCGACCTGCCCGGTGTGCTGGCCTTAAAAAGCCTCGACGACGGGCGCAGGATCAAATCGTTTATTCGGAAACAGTCCGTTAAAAAAGCAGTGATCGTCGGCATGGGGTACATCGGCCTGGAAATGGCCGAAGCTCTCAGGGAGCTAAATATCGCCGTCGACATGGTCAAACCCCGACCGGACTTGCTGCCCTGGATGCACCGCGATTTGGCCGCAATCGTTGAAAAAGAACTGGTCGATAACCAGGTCGGCCTGCACCCGGGGTGCGCCATCACGGGCATCGAAAAAAGCGCCGACGGTCTGAATGTGGTCTGCGAGGACCGGTCTTTGCCGGCCGATATGGTACTGGCGGCCATCGGCATTCGACCCAACGGCGAGCTGGCTGCCGATGCCGGCCTTGAAACCGCAATAAACGGTGCCATCAGCGTCAACCGTCAGCTCCAGACCTCCGATACGGCCATCTATGCGGCCGGAGACTGCGCCGACGCCGTTCATGTCGTCACCGGCAAAAAAACGTGGATTCCCCTGGCCTTGCGTGCCAACCGCGCCGGTTGGGCCGTGGCGGACAATGTCTGCGGTCGGCCGGCGGCCCTGGACGGCGTTGCCGGTACCGCCGTATTCAAAGTCTTCAACCTGGAGGTCGCCCGCACGGGGCTCTCGGTGGCCGAAGCACGCCAGGCGGAATTCGATCCGGTGGAAATCGTAATTAAAAGCCGCTCCCGAGCCCACGCCCACCCGGGCGCCCAAACCATCTGGGTGAATCTGGTCGGCGATACCAAGAGCAGACGGCTGCTGGGTGCCCAAATGGTAGGGCCCGAAGGTGTGGCCCATCGGATCAATGCCGCGGCTGTGGCCCTTCACAGCCATATGACCGTTGCGACCTTTGCCCAGACCGATCTGGCCTATGCGCCGCCTTTCGGCCCGGTTTGGGACCCGCTGCTTACCGCCGCCAACCAACTGTTAAAAAAAGTCTGA
- a CDS encoding OsmC family protein → MKINFPGGKRVTSTYKGFTVETDQPTSEGGDGSAPEPYDLFLSSMGTCAGVYIVYFCESRNIPTDGLSMTLRFERNEESHLVETIAMQIHLPTGFPEKYRKAVIRSAQMCTVKRSLQYPPEIVVTATEPSE, encoded by the coding sequence ATGAAAATTAACTTTCCCGGCGGCAAGCGCGTCACCTCAACGTACAAAGGTTTTACCGTGGAAACGGATCAGCCGACCAGCGAGGGCGGTGACGGTTCGGCCCCCGAACCCTATGATCTGTTTTTATCCTCCATGGGAACTTGCGCAGGGGTCTACATCGTCTATTTTTGCGAAAGCCGCAACATCCCCACGGACGGCTTGTCGATGACCCTGCGGTTTGAACGCAATGAAGAATCCCACCTGGTGGAAACCATCGCCATGCAAATTCATCTGCCGACCGGGTTCCCTGAAAAATATCGCAAAGCAGTCATTCGATCAGCCCAGATGTGTACAGTGAAACGATCTTTGCAGTACCCCCCTGAAATCGTCGTCACCGCAACCGAACCATCGGAGTAA
- a CDS encoding sigma 54-interacting transcriptional regulator translates to MGDKIHEIWNVRFVNRIIDSMADGVFTMDAEGRISSWNPSMERISGYSAKEALGKTCQLIQCSRCFGKQCPASIEKCRIIEKGKSEAKECQLRHKNGHDVSVIKNASVVKNDDNEVIGIVETITDMTELLRARQQAEEAALRLGEVHRMDNIIGKSRAMQQVFTAIRAAAASEATVLIQGESGTGKELVAGAIHYNSDRREGPLVAVNCSALSENLLESELFGHVKGSFTGANRDRMGRFEEASGGTIFLDEIGELSPYIQVKLLRVIQEREVERVGDSRKRKIDIRIITATHKDLYARVREGQFREDLYYRLKVFPIQLPPLSARREDIPILADHFIERIRQKTGKRVAGLTPAALRVFMDHQWPGNVRELENAIEHAFVLCNSGEIDVSDLPIEIRQPAIMGESMKAPYSQRIRKKITRNELLDLLDECDWNKAEVGRRVGLSRTAIWKYMKKWDIPLNRTNS, encoded by the coding sequence ATGGGCGATAAAATTCATGAAATCTGGAATGTTCGTTTTGTGAACCGGATCATCGATTCCATGGCGGACGGGGTCTTTACCATGGACGCCGAGGGACGGATCTCTTCCTGGAACCCATCCATGGAGCGGATCAGCGGGTACTCGGCCAAAGAGGCGCTTGGCAAAACCTGCCAGCTGATTCAGTGCAGCCGCTGCTTCGGCAAGCAGTGTCCGGCCAGCATCGAAAAATGCCGAATTATCGAAAAAGGGAAGTCCGAGGCCAAAGAGTGCCAGTTGCGGCATAAAAACGGCCATGACGTGTCGGTAATCAAAAATGCCAGTGTCGTCAAGAATGACGACAACGAGGTCATCGGCATCGTCGAGACGATCACGGACATGACCGAGCTTCTCCGGGCCCGCCAGCAGGCCGAAGAAGCCGCCCTGCGGTTGGGAGAAGTTCACCGCATGGACAACATCATCGGCAAGAGCCGGGCCATGCAGCAGGTGTTCACGGCCATCCGGGCGGCAGCGGCCAGCGAGGCCACAGTTCTGATCCAGGGGGAAAGCGGTACCGGAAAGGAGCTGGTTGCCGGTGCCATTCACTACAACAGCGACCGTCGGGAGGGTCCCCTGGTTGCGGTCAACTGCAGCGCCCTGTCCGAAAACCTGCTGGAAAGCGAGTTGTTCGGGCACGTCAAAGGCTCTTTCACCGGGGCCAACCGGGATCGTATGGGGCGGTTCGAGGAAGCCTCCGGCGGAACGATCTTTTTGGACGAAATCGGCGAGTTGAGTCCCTATATTCAGGTCAAACTGCTGCGCGTGATTCAGGAAAGAGAGGTCGAGCGGGTCGGGGACTCGCGCAAACGCAAGATCGATATTCGAATTATCACCGCAACCCACAAGGACCTGTACGCCCGGGTGCGCGAAGGGCAGTTCAGGGAGGACCTGTACTACCGCTTGAAAGTCTTCCCCATCCAGCTGCCACCTTTAAGCGCGCGGCGGGAGGACATTCCCATTCTGGCAGACCATTTTATCGAGCGCATCCGACAAAAAACCGGCAAACGGGTAGCCGGACTTACGCCGGCGGCCCTGCGCGTTTTCATGGATCACCAGTGGCCAGGCAACGTTCGCGAACTGGAAAATGCCATCGAACACGCCTTTGTCCTTTGCAACAGTGGTGAGATCGATGTTTCCGATTTGCCCATCGAAATCCGCCAACCCGCCATCATGGGCGAAAGCATGAAGGCGCCCTATTCGCAACGGATTCGAAAAAAAATCACCCGGAACGAGTTGCTTGATCTTCTCGATGAATGCGACTGGAACAAAGCCGAAGTGGGCCGGAGGGTGGGCCTGAGCCGCACGGCCATTTGGAAATATATGAAAAAATGGGATATTCCCCTGAATCGAACCAACTCCTGA
- a CDS encoding sigma 54-interacting transcriptional regulator — protein MSQSRSFMEQSCHAIFDSIEEGVFTVDLNWRITSFNRAAEKITGVPKMEALGRPCLEVFSTDICQNNCAIRKALKENRPVFNLPVYMNRSDSQRIPIAVNATILRDDTGRMIGGVETFRDLSHLSELQRSFQAPRVFEKMVSKNNRMLEIFSTLKRVADSDCIVLIEGATGTGKELLARAVHKHSPQKNGPFVPVNCGALPDTLVESELFGYKAGAFTDAKMDKPGRFARAQNGTIFLDEIGDIPHSLQVRLLRVLEDGSYEPLGSVRPAKTNARVVVASHRKLDRLVGEGKFREDLFFRVNVIKLTLPTLSERKEDIPILAKHFIERFGRKKKKRILGFTQEAMAALVRYDWPGNVRELENAIEHAFVLCQDEKVGLLHLPDTVLADIHVAIGNAPETLKEIEKQAILRALQRNNWKKLVTARELGINKNTLRRKIVRYGLAAQKQGRSHDKTSRENAKQEANRSGAAGRISV, from the coding sequence ATGAGTCAATCGCGATCATTCATGGAACAAAGCTGCCATGCCATCTTCGACAGCATTGAAGAAGGTGTTTTTACCGTCGATTTAAACTGGCGGATCACCTCTTTTAACCGGGCGGCCGAAAAAATTACCGGCGTCCCGAAAATGGAGGCGCTCGGACGGCCCTGCCTGGAAGTCTTCAGCACCGACATCTGTCAGAACAACTGTGCCATCCGCAAGGCGTTGAAAGAGAACCGGCCGGTGTTCAACCTCCCGGTTTACATGAACCGTTCCGACTCCCAACGCATTCCCATCGCGGTCAATGCCACGATTTTGCGGGACGATACCGGCCGCATGATCGGCGGTGTAGAAACCTTCAGGGACCTGTCCCATCTCAGCGAGCTTCAGCGCTCCTTTCAGGCGCCCCGGGTGTTCGAAAAGATGGTTAGTAAAAACAACAGGATGCTTGAAATTTTTTCGACCCTGAAACGGGTGGCCGACAGCGATTGTATCGTTCTTATCGAAGGCGCCACCGGCACCGGCAAAGAACTGCTGGCCAGGGCCGTTCATAAACACAGCCCCCAAAAAAACGGACCGTTCGTTCCGGTCAATTGCGGAGCCCTGCCGGACACCCTGGTCGAATCCGAACTTTTCGGATACAAGGCCGGCGCGTTTACGGATGCGAAAATGGACAAACCCGGCCGGTTCGCACGCGCCCAGAACGGGACGATTTTCCTCGATGAAATCGGGGACATTCCCCATTCGCTCCAGGTTCGGCTGTTGCGGGTGCTGGAAGACGGCAGTTACGAACCCCTGGGTTCGGTGCGGCCCGCCAAGACCAATGCGCGAGTCGTGGTGGCTTCGCATCGCAAGCTTGATCGACTGGTTGGCGAGGGAAAATTCCGGGAAGATCTGTTTTTCCGTGTCAACGTGATCAAGCTTACCCTGCCTACCCTTTCCGAACGCAAAGAAGACATTCCTATATTGGCGAAGCATTTCATCGAACGATTCGGGCGCAAAAAGAAAAAACGCATTCTAGGCTTCACCCAGGAGGCCATGGCCGCCTTGGTGCGCTACGATTGGCCGGGGAACGTCCGGGAGCTGGAAAATGCCATCGAACATGCGTTTGTGCTTTGCCAGGACGAAAAAGTCGGTTTGCTGCATCTGCCGGATACGGTTTTGGCGGATATTCATGTTGCCATTGGAAACGCCCCTGAAACGTTAAAGGAAATCGAAAAACAGGCCATCCTCCGTGCGCTTCAACGCAACAATTGGAAAAAACTGGTTACCGCCCGGGAGTTGGGCATCAACAAAAATACCCTTCGCCGGAAGATTGTGCGATACGGTCTTGCGGCCCAAAAACAAGGAAGGAGCCATGACAAAACCAGCCGCGAAAACGCAAAACAAGAGGCTAACCGTTCTGGGGCCGCAGGACGAATTTCCGTTTGA
- a CDS encoding YkgJ family cysteine cluster protein → MTKPAAKTQNKRLTVLGPQDEFPFECHAGLPCFTQCCRDITIFLTPYDVLRMKNALHRSSGEFLSEHTVTMIGDNGLPVVVLKMREDEKKSCPFVTSQGCAIYADRPWACRIYPLKPESTKITEKAGKAYYSVMEVPFCRGLRSETVHGLSAWIEQQGIPVYHEMEALFKKITTNERLAREKITNKKIQEMIYMACYDLDRFRRFVMESTFLERFEVEPEAVERLKTDDTALYRFAIQWLEYGLLAQHVLKVRPSVMAAKKQELGVE, encoded by the coding sequence ATGACAAAACCAGCCGCGAAAACGCAAAACAAGAGGCTAACCGTTCTGGGGCCGCAGGACGAATTTCCGTTTGAGTGCCATGCCGGTCTGCCCTGCTTTACCCAATGCTGTCGGGATATCACCATCTTTTTAACCCCTTACGATGTCTTGCGGATGAAAAATGCCTTGCACCGATCCTCCGGAGAATTTTTATCCGAGCATACCGTGACGATGATCGGGGACAACGGACTTCCGGTCGTCGTCCTGAAGATGCGGGAAGACGAAAAAAAGAGCTGTCCGTTTGTCACGAGCCAGGGTTGCGCCATTTATGCGGACCGTCCCTGGGCCTGTCGCATCTATCCCCTGAAGCCCGAAAGCACCAAAATCACGGAAAAAGCCGGAAAGGCCTACTATTCGGTAATGGAAGTACCGTTTTGCCGCGGGCTTCGGTCGGAAACGGTTCACGGTCTGTCTGCGTGGATCGAACAACAGGGAATTCCCGTCTACCATGAAATGGAGGCCCTGTTTAAGAAAATCACAACCAACGAGCGGCTGGCCCGGGAAAAAATCACGAACAAGAAGATTCAGGAGATGATCTACATGGCCTGTTATGACTTGGATCGTTTTCGACGGTTTGTGATGGAAAGCACATTTCTGGAACGCTTTGAAGTCGAACCGGAAGCGGTTGAACGGCTGAAGACAGACGACACCGCCCTTTACCGGTTCGCCATCCAGTGGCTCGAATACGGGCTGCTCGCCCAGCATGTACTCAAGGTGCGTCCCTCGGTCATGGCGGCCAAAAAACAGGAACTGGGGGTTGAATGA